The region AGTGTTTTTTTGGGTAAACATTGCTGAATTAAAGTACAGGATAATCATTTCTCTGATAGATAGGAATAGAGGAAATATTGAGCAGTCAAAGCATATGATGTGCCTGGCAAAAAACAGAGGCTCTATATATATTGGTCCTCAGGCTGCAGAACACTGGTCGGACCTTTTGTTAGCTGTGCCACTTTGGGCAATTATCTAACCTTGTTTTGCCCcagtttccatatctgtaaaGTAGGGGATAATAATTGCACTTATGTGTTAAGGTTATTGTAAAagctaaatgagttaatacatttaAGATGCTTAGAACAAGCACCAGCATATAGTCCCCAACAAATGCTACTAGTTTTAACCATGAtgacaatttctttttctacttttactACAGCGATACCATGATCAAGTGCTGGTTCCTAGTAAATAGGAAACTGTTTTTTAAGAGCCAGTGCACAGAGAGTGTTGTCAGGGGGTTATGCTTACAAACTGATCAAACTGAGAAATTTCGCTTGTGTATCTGGTCAGACTGAGCTTTGTTATCACACAGAGATCTATCGAAACAGacagataaacaaacaaatgaaactcAGCCTCCTACCCGattaagagaagactctaaactgAAATTATATGTTCTTTGGGGAGTGTGACAAGGCAAATTTTTTTGGGGGAGGGTGAGCTCTAGTGATTCACAGTAGATACTCATGTAACAATAAATTGACAAAAGGTGAGTTAAAGTTTTCTTGCAGGCGTGTTCTTCATGACAGAGCCTTAACAATATCAGTGTTCACTTATTCCTTAAGCAGGGTTGTGAAAATTAATGTTGGCAAATTTTCCAGAGGTATAATAGCCATGCAAAATAGTATTGTTATTTATATTACATGGCACATCTGTGCCGAAGGCAATAAATATATTATGCTAACCAGGCGGAAAACTAGTTTTTGGCTTTGGAAACTTAAAATATAAAGGTATGgggaaattaaaaagagaaattaaaattcacAGTGTGGTTTAcaatgtaaaaattttttaagatcaatatattagtatatttataaaattctgtGGTTTTCATGATGCCTTCTGCCTTGGAATCAAATATTCTCACTCAAAGTTTACTTGAAGAGAAGTGGATTAGAGCAGTGTCACTTTAGGTCTACTTACTGATCAGGCAGCTATTtggaaaatttgaaatgaaaatgttaaaaaaaataggaattgAAATAATCTGTGTGGGATTGCAGCTGTTTTGAAACATTTTCCCTCTTTTGAAACACTGTAGTGCAACTTGCTGGGTGGAATATGATTTCACAGGAATTAAATAAAACAGGGTGgacaaaaaagttaaaattagtaTGGATTTGTATCCGAGAATACAGAACCACCTGAAAATGGtcttgacatttttttcctgtctgagagaattaaaatattgttatttctAAACAGCACTTAACaaatggaaggaaatggcaacccactccagtattcatgcctgggaaatcccattgacagtggagcctggtgggctacagtccatggggttgcaaagagttggaggtgacttagcaactaaacagaaaCAACAGCAACTGAATATCAACCATTCATTTAACCAATAGCTATTATACttgagggcttccttgatagctcagttggtaaagaatctgcttcccagtTGGGGCAGTATGTAAAGAGTCCactagccaatgcaggagaggaaagagaaggcgcgttccatccctgggttgggaggatcccctggaagaggaaatggcgaccccctccagtattcttgcctggaaaattccatggacagaggagcctgtcggcctacagtccatgggttcaccaagagtctgacatgatgtgcacacacacacacacacacacacacacacacgtgtgccaGAAACAATTCTAGGTGCTGTAGATTCATTAATGAACAGTGCAGATAAAACTCCCTGCTCTCCCCAAAACCTAGCTCTCAAAAAGGGCTGAGTAGGGGCAATATTCAAAATAGTTTtccttaaacaacaacaacaaaaaatagtttACCCTGAGTCTAGGCACCAAACAAGTCAGACAGAACCTTCAGAATTATGACTTTGTAGGCACCCATAAGTCTGATAGTAACACCTGACTCTCTGGCCTGGTGTTAGGGACTCTCAGTGGGGTAGGGGTCAGAAGGCGGAACACAGATGAATATATAGTCTCTTGCCCTTAAGAAGCTTATGGTTTAATAAAGGAAATGAGCTATATACACACatgagtaaaataataaatagaatttcaacaaacttttatttttatgaaattttctTGGCgttttagagaaaggaaatgctgGACTTACATTCTGTCATTATCTGCTTCCACCCTTAAATCTTCAATCTGGCACTATTCAATTGCCTACTTCATTCCCATGCATTAAACTTCAGGGGTAATGACATCCATTTCTGGGataatagaatcatacatttggtaatgattcagtatttggcCTCTAGGCAGGTGAAGACACAAACCATCTAAGACAGATGGTCAttgctccttttaaaaaaagatttctaaGCTCTCTAACCCATAACCTCTATTGGTCAACTCTTCCAGTACTTAATAACATTCTTGTATTTACTATTGTCAAGagggttttctttattttcatggaGGACTGTTTCATCTTGTGCGATAATCTGTGGAAATGGAGAACCACCAGTCAGCCCTGTTCTCCTACGATCCCTTCACACTTTCTTCTTTATCACTTTCTTTGGGTGAATTAACTagaatttcttttatcttttcctcttaggatctatttttcattctgttagtgctttttcattgttcattgtagttcatttttgtttgtaAAGGTGTAACTAGAATGCTGGGCTACATGGGGTATTTTGTATGGTTCTTAGCATTACTGACTTTAAGAGAAAGGATGACTTCTCAGTTGCTAAATTTTGTACCCAGTTGTTAAATCCCACCTTTTTAAGAAAGCGTCAGTAGTTTAATAGTAATACACTCAAGTTCAATATGTTCTAAGATCTTCAAACTTCTTTCTTTTGAGACTTTTCAGGCTTTCTCTAACctttacttcattttcttctaCCTGACTCTGTTCAACTTCCTTCTGTTTCTCAAAAACCAcctctttaacttttttttgtgtgtaatttaTTGTAAAGTTTATTGCTGTCTTTTAATGTTTTAGCTTGGCTTCCTGAAATGAGAATATCTCCTATATCCTTATTTTAGTAACAAGTGACAAAACTTGCTTATGAACTGAAGAATCTCATTAATGTTATATCAAATATGTTAACTAACATTACAGTGTATATGGTTTAAATTACTGTCAAAGTGCAAATTCATAGaataaatgcatatatgtatatctagAACATTTGGAGTTTAGAGTGGCCAAAATTTGGCCATTTCGACCGTATGATTGTCATTTTGACTGTACTggtactgattcaaatgtaccaTGAttgtgactgatttttttttttttaagaattaggcTACAATAAAATAGCtgttaaaatttgattttaaagtaTTTGCTAATCTTAAATATTATCAACTTGTAATTTCAGACTTTAATTTTCAGTTTGTGTACCTTTAGGAATAAACATAGGAGACTGGCCTGATAGAACTGTTTCTAGGTTGTGAGTGGGGATCTGAAAAATGATGGTATATTTGAGGGagtaagaagagagagagggagagagaacgtGTTGGTTGTCAGTTGCTGGTTTTTTGGATTTCAGGTTTTTAGGAGTAGAATGTACAGCTGCACTTTGGTAAGTTTatggagttgtgtgtgtgtgttctcgtTCCACATTTTCAGTATTATTGAAGGATATCTGTAGAATTATTATTGATTTCTTTAGTAGAAATGGAAGGTGAGAAATACCTTCTTAAAGACTAGGTACAAAAAAAGAGTATTACTACTCCCactacattcatttattcactttagTTACTCACAGAGTGCCAGGAAATTTGCTAGTACTTTATAAAACATAATCTTTTAATCCTCCATTTTGTgattgaagaaactgaggctcaatgaGATTCAGAATGTTTCTCAACATTATAGAGCAACCAGAGCTTGTTCCTTCCCTAGGTTGTATGTATAGTTTTATCTGTGCCAAGCAatctttcttttgttcatttgctCTTTTGCtgcatgtgtgtatatctgtaaatcacttgcatttctttttatttaagtttAGGGAGATACGTGATATTTAATTTTGTTGTATATACTAGGTGAGCAAAATGAAATCCCAAATAGATGTGCTGAAATTGACAAATCATAAAGAAGGCTCTAGAGAGACCCTGTGTGATATGCTGCTTGTGGCTGATACTTCTGAATCAGGGGTCAAATACGACCAGGGTTTGCTGAAAGCTTCCCCATCATGGAGAGCTACAGGTGAAAAGATGAACCATTGTGGACTTGGGCTGGATCACACAGAGGCAGGAAGTGTGTGGGCCCTTGTAGAGCCCAAAGTTTGTTTAATGGATGCTTAGTGCTCTTTGAGGATAAATAGTACACAGTTTCGTAGGATAAACTAAAACAGGAATAGCAGTTTCTTCTTTTAGGGTTCCCTCGTTAAAGTTCTCTGTTAATTTCCATTCTCCCCATTACTCTAACTCGTTCCTCTgtactcatttttctatttttccccattTCACTTTGccctcattttgcatttttggaCCTTAATCATCCATGTTaccttcttcttttaatttttgatttatttgttgctcctctttcccctcctcttaATCCACCTCTCTCCTGTCCCCCTGATACCCttattcttccatttcttcttagtTTCCTCTCAGTTGATATTCCCTGCAAAGAGCTGTCTGGGTCCCTTGACCTCACAAGAAGCTCTCTGACGAAACGCTTAAGAAAAACAAGGTATTATGTATTATCCTACACATTCAGCAATCGCCCTAGCAATTTAGTAACTACACTCCAATTTAAACCAGGCCTCAAGGCAACAAAAATTGCACCAAATGCCAACTAATTTACCAGACTTATAGAAGGAATATTTGGGAGCCTCTTGCCTTCAACCCATCTGATTCGTATTATTGActcatttagaaaacagaaagtgaaCAGAGACAAGTTTTTAAGGAGTTTGGTTTCATGCAAATGACTTGCAATTGCAGCCCATTATTTTTATACCACGACTTCATTAGTCATATCCCTGTCAGACCTGTGACCAGTGTCAAATGTTTTCAAAAAGCGCACCAGGACAAGCATGGAACTCATCAGCCAGTGTCAAAGGTCGTGCTCATTAAGGAgtcaaaatgaaaactttcagTGTCTCTAACACATCGCATAGCTCTCCCTGGtactcccacccccactcctgaAACCCAGGGCTGGCTAAGCACCTCCAGTTCCCCAGACATCCAAATAAGATCAAGATGACAGGGCAAGAAAATGAATAGGGCTCTTACTTGGCTGGACTTCATAATCTGGTCCTGATTGAAACAACCAGAAAGCTGTTTGCCAGGTCTTATAGCACCATTTCCTGAGGTTAAACATAACATCTCAAAATGAAGCAATTAGGGATTTCTCTAAAGCAGGAGTCTtcagtaattaaaaaagaaaaaggcagaaagaaagaaagaagagaatgaagacTATTTTTGTAGGTGCTGATTGGGCATGACGTAGGAGTTTGATAGGGGAGGGGaagcaagtttttttttccaCCTGGAAGTTAAAGTTTTGATCATGGAAGCAGGAGGGGAAAAGAAGTTGTCTGTAACAGTGCTGTGAATTTTAAGGAATTTGAGATCCAGAGATAATTAGAATAAAGCCAGCTTTCCTCAGTTGTACAATATGAGCATATCAGCGACTTGGTGATGCTTTtggagtttgttttgttttgaatctgACTGCTTTTCTGAAGAGTTCTCCACTGAGTGAGCACAGTCACGTGCTGTCATGCTGGGTGCCATTTCCAAAGGGCTCAGGGGGTGTTTTTCCCCTTCAGTATCTTCTTCAGGCTGCACTGGTATTGGATTTGGGTTTCTTGGAGGCTTAAAACATGGATTACATCCCACCCCTACTTATGTAGCTGGTTACAGTAGCTTTAAGATTGACAAACAGGTATTTCCAGCTTCACATGGGGTGAATGTTAGGAAAGGCTCTCGTCAGTATGATATTTTGCAAAAATGAAACACAGTGCAATTTAACAATAGTGAATGTCAAAATGTGATGACTCTATATTGATTTCTAGAGAATGCACAATCTGCTCTCAGATTCAGAAGTCGTTTGGGGCAACTTGATCTAATTCTGTGGTTATGTCTGTGACTTTCGCTCTGCTTACTTAGTCACTAAATTAATTCATTATTCACACTTGGATGAGGCTCTTTCCTGGCCTCCATGAGCTACCTCTACAGGGAAATAGGTACCCTGTGAAAGCATTTTGCTTCATACTTATTTTCTAGACTCTTGTTTATAAATCTTCTTTGACTCATCTTCTATTATTTTGATGCAGGGATATTTTTAGGAAAATGGGAGATGAACATTTTATTTCGTGTAccaatctatctatatatatatatacttaatttttaacttaatttatttGTGTTTGATTGTGTAgtttgtgggcttctcattgaggtggcttttcttgttgcagagaacaggctcagtagttgtggtacacaggcttagttgctctgcagcatgtgggatcttcctggaccagggatcaaacccatgttccctgctttgtcaggtggattcttagccactgaaccatctgggaagtccctctgtatttatattttatatgtgacGTTCAGATGTCTTCATGATGAGCTGAAGAAGAAAGGAGCAAGTTTGTGAGCAGTCTACAAAATGCATTTCTGGCTATTGTTACGTGACAGCAACCGTCTCATGATTGCAACCCAAGTGAAAATCTGTATGTCCTAACCAGGAAGCGTGGTTTTAAGCCTCTGCATTCACTCTGAAGTTCATTCATAAATTTATGTGCCACATGCAAAGATTCTATTAATAAAGTGGTGAGCCTCCCACACTAAGGATAGTGTCAGATAttgcctgtaaaatgggattCTGATGCTGGATTCCAGTGTACCATCCTGTGGGTCACTAGCACTCTGTATGGTGTTCACAGAGGGCTCTGTGCTCAGCGCTTGGCAGAGAGGGACACTTCACATTAATAATCGGGGCGTGGGGATTTTTGTGGAAGCCTCTATTGAGCTGTAGAAGATAGATCTAAAAGGTGAGTTGAAAAAAGAGGTGAGGGACTTTCTTCTCCTGCAGCTCCTCGAAGACCTGGAGCAACTGGAGGCGAAGCGGCAAGCGCTAAACGCCCGGGTGGAGGAGGGCTGGCTCTCGCTCTCCAAAGCGCGCTATGCAATGGGTGCCAAGTCAGTAGGGCCCCTGCAGTATGCGTCCCACATGGAGCCCCAAGTCCGCGTCTGCACCGGCGAGGCTCAGGACGGACTCCAGAAGTTCTGGATGGTGAGAGCTGGCACCCAGACTCCAGAAGAAGTGGGATCCCGCGAGGCAGCTCTGCGCAGGCACAAGGGTCTCCCAAGGACCCCAGAGCCAGactcctccccagctccccagaaCCCTTTGAAATGGTTTGGAATCCTGGTGCCTCACAGTCTGCGACAAGCTCAAGCCAGCTTCCGGGAGGGTCTGCAGCTGGCTGCAGACATGGCCAGCCTTCAGAGCCGCATCAGCTGGGGTCGAAGCCAGCTCCACGAACTCCAGGAGAAACTCAAGCAgctagaacccagggctccctgaCCTGTCACCACAGAAGCAAGGCAGTGGGAACAGCTATTCTTCGATGTGGCTCCCTTATCAGCCCTTCCTCCTTCACAGATTGCCCGCCACCCGAACTAACTCCTGCTCCTTAATACTTCTCTGGTCTGCATGTTTCCAACTTTGTTAGGTGGGGAAGGCTGAAGAGGCAAACTGCATAATGTTGAAAGTTACTACTGTGAAACCACTTGTAAACTCACATCCATGTAGAGCAGTCACAAAGCCGTTAGGTTAGTTCATATTATTGAACAATAACAACTTCATGCATCAGTTAGCTGTGGTTTTTCATTACTGGATGAAATACTACACAGCTAGTGGCAGGGAAGGACAAGAAGTAGGTGCTTCAGTTTCTCTAGATCCTTAAAACTGACtttgatggaggaaaaaaaacatacATAGCTACACAGATCAGGACAGAATGATTCTGCACTGATAGAAAAACACACATACCTAAGTAGATGGGGAATGCTTAGCAGGTtttaagccagaaagtaaaaaggaTCTGACCTAAATTTTCAAGGGAACTCTTTCAAGAGACCATTCAGGTTTTTAAACGACTGCTTTTGCCTTTCAAGAATGAGTCTTAATTTGTTGTGGGGCCAGAAACTCTGTGTCCTGGCTTCATTTTTCTATGGGCTTGTTGATATTTTTAGCAGTTTCTAGGAGCTTATGGGGATGTTAGTTTTTTGTTTATGAGATGTAtcttttttcccagtttttgtGTTTTAACTTTACTTATGGTGGGTTTAACTTTTTGTTATAAAACACATTGCATTAAACTGTACAGAACAGTTGAATAGCGTAATGAGTAAGGTGAAAGCTCTCTCAGCTCTTGGGTGTTTAAATCAAGTTTCTTAGAACAGTTGAAATTATCAGGTAGCTGTTTTATGATTTCTGGCTTTGGGATTGCGGTTGATGGGATAATAAGGGAATTCTCCAGTGTTTTCCTCAAGAACTTCTGTATTCAAGTGAAGTAT is a window of Ovis aries strain OAR_USU_Benz2616 breed Rambouillet chromosome 1, ARS-UI_Ramb_v3.0, whole genome shotgun sequence DNA encoding:
- the LOC105605201 gene encoding coiled-coil domain-containing protein 115-like; amino-acid sequence: MYSCTLKIDLKGELKKEVRDFLLLQLLEDLEQLEAKRQALNARVEEGWLSLSKARYAMGAKSVGPLQYASHMEPQVRVCTGEAQDGLQKFWMVRAGTQTPEEVGSREAALRRHKGLPRTPEPDSSPAPQNPLKWFGILVPHSLRQAQASFREGLQLAADMASLQSRISWGRSQLHELQEKLKQLEPRAP